From a region of the Tachysurus fulvidraco isolate hzauxx_2018 chromosome 5, HZAU_PFXX_2.0, whole genome shotgun sequence genome:
- the bmpr2a gene encoding bone morphogenetic protein receptor type-2a isoform X2 produces MKMDKNRSGDMTVLHVGLFALVLLSPVTAAQNEERECAYAEQQDQSKRIDGGGEGRVFLENNTIRCSQGGRCYGLWEKKHNGVHLVKQGCWGSQGGQRTCHDDRCQVTEPPSQIQNGTYRFCCCSKDMCNLNFTEDYPPPRSTPAPPVPARHLYREEAILIALATVSMVAVLVVLVFFCLRVLRGRGKQSLHNLNMLEAAFSPPSLDLDSLKLLELIGRGRYGSVYRGSLDERSVAVKVFTSANRQPFVNERSIYRLLLDHDSITHFLETEERVGSDGQPEYLLIMDYYPHGSLCTYLSTRTVDWLSCCRLVVSVTRGLAYLHTELVRGDIYKPAVSHRDLNSRNVLVKPDGCCVISDFGLSMALTGKRQSGQVEEDNTAISEVGTVRYMAPEVLEGAVNLRDCEAALKQVDVFALGLLYWECFMRCTDLFPSDSVPPFQLAFQAEAGNHPTIEEMQALVSRHKQRPKFPEAWKENSLAVRSLKETIEDCWDQDAEARLTAQCVEERLAELVVLWEREKSTSPAVNISTALHNHRNLSHGHQAPKTGSYPETSSSATVEEREGGAKPPHSDASAEPVLMGGAAEKNRNCINYERQQAQSGSGPDGTMAALLSKPMAVRCGGRPLQAHLTQEDLETTKLDLSEVQRNLRESSDESLMEHSEKQFSFGETGSSQSPFYPLADATADVTVSQVSTPSSVLPKQQNVPKRPSSLSLQSKPAAALSLRMKFSKLSKSNLKKADVGVARTKSVPEPRPVKVISNNTASEIMANISTQLPPGGTVSTTESQSKDGISSEEMSFGILTASPDEQEPLLRRDTQLENNTNNNNSNNNGGDGEGDGEGESREGGGGGEIGESAAQLGETSSSSVTEPPVPPPSRPPAPPMTTPQLTPAALTQGEALLRQNRGRRPERPNSLDLSITTLPLLGGHSDCDGKEGSGDKIKKRVKTPYALKKWRPATWVITTDTLDAEVNNNKCPGGQNHNAGPSRAKSTPAVNLRGRGGVASGFTSDPSDCTF; encoded by the exons ATGAAGATGGATAAAAATCGATCGGGAGACATGACAGTCCTTCATGTGGGCCTCTTTGCTTTGGTTCTGCTCAGTCCTGTTACTG CTGCTCAGAACGAGGAGAGGGAGTGTGCGTACGCCGAACAGCAGGACCAGTCCAAGCGCATTGATGGAGGAGGAGAGGGGCGTGTCTTCCTGGAAAACAACACCATTCGCTGCAGCCAGGGTGGGCGGTGCTACGGATTGTGGGAGAAGAAGCACAACGGCGTGCATCTGGTCAAACAAG GTTGCTGGGGGTCCCAGGGGGGCCAGCGGACGTGCCATGATGACCGTTGCCAGGTGACAGAGCCACCCTCCCAGATCCAGAATGGCACCTATCGTTTCTGTTGTTGTAGCAAAGACATGTGCAACCTGAACTTCACCGAGGACTATCCTCCACCCAGATCCACCCCCGCACCGCCAGTCC CAGCTCGCCATCTCTACCGAGAGGAGGCCATCTTGATTGCCTTGGCAACTGTCTCCATGGTAGCTGTCCTGGTTGTGCTGGTCTTTTTCTGCCTCCGTGTACTGAGAG GACGTGGTAAACAGAGTCTCCATAACCTGAACATGTTGGAGGCGGCTTTCTCTCCTCCATCACTGGACCTGGACAGTCTCAAGCTTCTGGAG CTGATTGGCCGCGGTCGCTACGGGTCGGTGTACCGGGGCTCTCTGGACGAGCGTTCCGTGGCAGTTAAAGTGTTCACCAGCGCCAACCGGCAACCGTTTGTTAACGAGCGCTCCATCTACCGCCTCCTACTGGACCACGACAGCATCACACACTTCCTCGAGACGGAGGAACGAGTCGGAAGCGACGGACAGCCAGAGTACCTGCTCATTATGGACTACTACCCACAC gGTTCTCTCTGCACGTATCTGAGCACGAGGACAGTGGACTGGTTGAGCTGCTGCCGTCTGGTCGTCTCCGTCACCAGAGGACTTGCTTACCTTCACACGGAGCTGGTGAGAGGAG ACATATACAAGCCTGCCGTCTCCCACAGGGACCTGAACAGCAGGAACGTGCTGGTGAAACCAGACGGCTGCTGTGTCATCAGTGATTTCGGCCTGTCCATGGCGCTGACAGGAAAGAGACAGTCGGGTCAGGTGGAGGAGGACAACACAGCCATCAGCGAG gtgggcaCAGTGAGGTACATGGCTCCGGAGGTGCTGGAGGGAGCTGTGAATCTGCGAGACTGCGAGGCTGCACTAAAACAAGTGGACGTTTTTGCTCTCGGTCTGCTGTACTGGGAATGCTTCATGCGCTGCACTGATCTCTTCCCAA gtgattCCGTGCCCCCGTTCCAGCTGGCCTTCCAGGCTGAGGCAGGAAATCATCCGACCATAGAGGAAATGCAGGCACTGGTTTCCCGCCATAAACAGAGACCCAAATTTCCTGAAGCCTGGAAGGAAAACAGTctg gcagtACGCTCTCTGAAGGAGACGATAGAGGACTGCTGGGATCAGGACGCCGAGGCTCGGCTCACAGCTCAGTGTGTGGAGGAACGTCTGGCCGAACTGGTCGTCCTCTGGGAACGAGAAAAATCCACAAGTCCTGCTGTAAACATCAGCACGGCGCTGCACAATCACAG GAACTTGTCACATGGACATCAAGCACCAAAGACTGGCTCCTACCCAGAAACCTCATCTTCAGCTActgtggaggagagagagggtggaGCTAAACCTCCTCACAGTGATGCATCTGCAGAACCTGTGCTGATGGGAGGAGCTgcagaaaagaacagaaactgCATCAATTATGAGCGTCAACAAGCCCAATCTGGGTCAGGGCCTGACGGTACCATGGCTGCCCTGCTCTCTAAACCCATGGCAGTGAGGTGCGGTGGCCGTCCCCTCCAAGCCCACCTCACTCAGGAAGATCTGGAGACCACTaaactggacctgagtgaggTGCAGAGGAACCTGCGTGAGAGCTCTGACGAGAGCCTAATGGAGCATTCTGAAAAACAGTTCAGCTTCGGTGAAACGGGGAGCTCACAAAGTCCCTTCTACCCGCTTGCGGATGCGACTGCTGACGTCACGGTTTCACAGGTTTCCACACCTTCATCCGTCCTGCCCAAGCAACAAAACGTCCCGAAGAGACCCAGCAGTCTGAGCCTGCAGTCTAAACCTGCTGCAGCTTTGTCCCTCAGGATGAAGTTCAGCAAGCTGAGCAAAAGCAATCTAAAGAAAGCCGACGTGGGCGTGGCCAGAACTAAATCTGTTCCTGAGCCACGCCCGGTTAAGGTTATCTCCAACAACACAGCCTCCGAAATAATGGCAAATATAAGCACACAGCTGCCACCAGGGGGCACTGTGAGCACCACCGAATCTCAGAGCAAAGACGGCATAAGCTCAGAAGAGATGAGCTTCGGAATCCTGACCGCCAGTCCGGACGAGCAGGAGCCCCTGCTGAGGAGAGACACACAGCTGGagaacaacaccaacaacaacaacagcaataacaatGGCGGAGACGGTGAGGGCGACGGAGAGGGTGAGAgcagagagggaggaggaggaggggagatTGGTGAGAGCGCTGCACAACTCGGAGAGACTTCCTCCTCATCTGTGACAGAGCCTCCTGTACCGCCTCCTTCACGCCCACCTGCCCCACCCATGACCACGCCCCAGCTGACACCCGCAGCACTCACACAGGGGGAGGCACTGCTCAGGCAGAACCGTGGACGAAGACCCGAGAGACCAAACTCACTGGACCTGTCCATCACTACACTGCCCTTACTGG GAGGCCACTCAGACTGTGACGGGAAGGAGGGATCAGGAGACAAGATTAAAAAACGAGTGAAGACCCCCTACGCTTTAAAGAAGTGGCGTCCGGCGACTTGGGTCATCACTACAGACACTCTCGATGCCGAGGTGAACAACAACAAGTGTCCTGGAGGTCAGAACCACAATGCTGGGCCCAGCAGAGCCAAATCAACCCCTGCAGTTAACCTGAGGGGACGAGGGGGCGTCGCCTCTGGCTTCACCTCTGACCCCAGCGACTGCACCTTTTAA
- the bmpr2a gene encoding bone morphogenetic protein receptor type-2a isoform X3, which produces MKMDKNRSGDMTVLHVGLFALVLLSPVTAAQNEERECAYAEQQDQSKRIDGGGEGRVFLENNTIRCSQGGRCYGLWEKKHNGVHLVKQGCWGSQGGQRTCHDDRCQVTEPPSQIQNGTYRFCCCSKDMCNLNFTEDYPPPRSTPAPPVPRHLYREEAILIALATVSMVAVLVVLVFFCLRVLRGRGKQSLHNLNMLEAAFSPPSLDLDSLKLLELIGRGRYGSVYRGSLDERSVAVKVFTSANRQPFVNERSIYRLLLDHDSITHFLETEERVGSDGQPEYLLIMDYYPHGSLCTYLSTRTVDWLSCCRLVVSVTRGLAYLHTELVRGDIYKPAVSHRDLNSRNVLVKPDGCCVISDFGLSMALTGKRQSGQVEEDNTAISEVGTVRYMAPEVLEGAVNLRDCEAALKQVDVFALGLLYWECFMRCTDLFPSDSVPPFQLAFQAEAGNHPTIEEMQALVSRHKQRPKFPEAWKENSLAVRSLKETIEDCWDQDAEARLTAQCVEERLAELVVLWEREKSTSPAVNISTALHNHRNLSHGHQAPKTGSYPETSSSATVEEREGGAKPPHSDASAEPVLMGGAAEKNRNCINYERQQAQSGSGPDGTMAALLSKPMAVRCGGRPLQAHLTQEDLETTKLDLSEVQRNLRESSDESLMEHSEKQFSFGETGSSQSPFYPLADATADVTVSQVSTPSSVLPKQQNVPKRPSSLSLQSKPAAALSLRMKFSKLSKSNLKKADVGVARTKSVPEPRPVKVISNNTASEIMANISTQLPPGGTVSTTESQSKDGISSEEMSFGILTASPDEQEPLLRRDTQLENNTNNNNSNNNGGDGEGDGEGESREGGGGGEIGESAAQLGETSSSSVTEPPVPPPSRPPAPPMTTPQLTPAALTQGEALLRQNRGRRPERPNSLDLSITTLPLLGGHSDCDGKEGSGDKIKKRVKTPYALKKWRPATWVITTDTLDAEVNNNKCPGGQNHNAGPSRAKSTPAVNLRGRGGVASGFTSDPSDCTF; this is translated from the exons ATGAAGATGGATAAAAATCGATCGGGAGACATGACAGTCCTTCATGTGGGCCTCTTTGCTTTGGTTCTGCTCAGTCCTGTTACTG CTGCTCAGAACGAGGAGAGGGAGTGTGCGTACGCCGAACAGCAGGACCAGTCCAAGCGCATTGATGGAGGAGGAGAGGGGCGTGTCTTCCTGGAAAACAACACCATTCGCTGCAGCCAGGGTGGGCGGTGCTACGGATTGTGGGAGAAGAAGCACAACGGCGTGCATCTGGTCAAACAAG GTTGCTGGGGGTCCCAGGGGGGCCAGCGGACGTGCCATGATGACCGTTGCCAGGTGACAGAGCCACCCTCCCAGATCCAGAATGGCACCTATCGTTTCTGTTGTTGTAGCAAAGACATGTGCAACCTGAACTTCACCGAGGACTATCCTCCACCCAGATCCACCCCCGCACCGCCAGTCC CTCGCCATCTCTACCGAGAGGAGGCCATCTTGATTGCCTTGGCAACTGTCTCCATGGTAGCTGTCCTGGTTGTGCTGGTCTTTTTCTGCCTCCGTGTACTGAGAG GACGTGGTAAACAGAGTCTCCATAACCTGAACATGTTGGAGGCGGCTTTCTCTCCTCCATCACTGGACCTGGACAGTCTCAAGCTTCTGGAG CTGATTGGCCGCGGTCGCTACGGGTCGGTGTACCGGGGCTCTCTGGACGAGCGTTCCGTGGCAGTTAAAGTGTTCACCAGCGCCAACCGGCAACCGTTTGTTAACGAGCGCTCCATCTACCGCCTCCTACTGGACCACGACAGCATCACACACTTCCTCGAGACGGAGGAACGAGTCGGAAGCGACGGACAGCCAGAGTACCTGCTCATTATGGACTACTACCCACAC gGTTCTCTCTGCACGTATCTGAGCACGAGGACAGTGGACTGGTTGAGCTGCTGCCGTCTGGTCGTCTCCGTCACCAGAGGACTTGCTTACCTTCACACGGAGCTGGTGAGAGGAG ACATATACAAGCCTGCCGTCTCCCACAGGGACCTGAACAGCAGGAACGTGCTGGTGAAACCAGACGGCTGCTGTGTCATCAGTGATTTCGGCCTGTCCATGGCGCTGACAGGAAAGAGACAGTCGGGTCAGGTGGAGGAGGACAACACAGCCATCAGCGAG gtgggcaCAGTGAGGTACATGGCTCCGGAGGTGCTGGAGGGAGCTGTGAATCTGCGAGACTGCGAGGCTGCACTAAAACAAGTGGACGTTTTTGCTCTCGGTCTGCTGTACTGGGAATGCTTCATGCGCTGCACTGATCTCTTCCCAA gtgattCCGTGCCCCCGTTCCAGCTGGCCTTCCAGGCTGAGGCAGGAAATCATCCGACCATAGAGGAAATGCAGGCACTGGTTTCCCGCCATAAACAGAGACCCAAATTTCCTGAAGCCTGGAAGGAAAACAGTctg gcagtACGCTCTCTGAAGGAGACGATAGAGGACTGCTGGGATCAGGACGCCGAGGCTCGGCTCACAGCTCAGTGTGTGGAGGAACGTCTGGCCGAACTGGTCGTCCTCTGGGAACGAGAAAAATCCACAAGTCCTGCTGTAAACATCAGCACGGCGCTGCACAATCACAG GAACTTGTCACATGGACATCAAGCACCAAAGACTGGCTCCTACCCAGAAACCTCATCTTCAGCTActgtggaggagagagagggtggaGCTAAACCTCCTCACAGTGATGCATCTGCAGAACCTGTGCTGATGGGAGGAGCTgcagaaaagaacagaaactgCATCAATTATGAGCGTCAACAAGCCCAATCTGGGTCAGGGCCTGACGGTACCATGGCTGCCCTGCTCTCTAAACCCATGGCAGTGAGGTGCGGTGGCCGTCCCCTCCAAGCCCACCTCACTCAGGAAGATCTGGAGACCACTaaactggacctgagtgaggTGCAGAGGAACCTGCGTGAGAGCTCTGACGAGAGCCTAATGGAGCATTCTGAAAAACAGTTCAGCTTCGGTGAAACGGGGAGCTCACAAAGTCCCTTCTACCCGCTTGCGGATGCGACTGCTGACGTCACGGTTTCACAGGTTTCCACACCTTCATCCGTCCTGCCCAAGCAACAAAACGTCCCGAAGAGACCCAGCAGTCTGAGCCTGCAGTCTAAACCTGCTGCAGCTTTGTCCCTCAGGATGAAGTTCAGCAAGCTGAGCAAAAGCAATCTAAAGAAAGCCGACGTGGGCGTGGCCAGAACTAAATCTGTTCCTGAGCCACGCCCGGTTAAGGTTATCTCCAACAACACAGCCTCCGAAATAATGGCAAATATAAGCACACAGCTGCCACCAGGGGGCACTGTGAGCACCACCGAATCTCAGAGCAAAGACGGCATAAGCTCAGAAGAGATGAGCTTCGGAATCCTGACCGCCAGTCCGGACGAGCAGGAGCCCCTGCTGAGGAGAGACACACAGCTGGagaacaacaccaacaacaacaacagcaataacaatGGCGGAGACGGTGAGGGCGACGGAGAGGGTGAGAgcagagagggaggaggaggaggggagatTGGTGAGAGCGCTGCACAACTCGGAGAGACTTCCTCCTCATCTGTGACAGAGCCTCCTGTACCGCCTCCTTCACGCCCACCTGCCCCACCCATGACCACGCCCCAGCTGACACCCGCAGCACTCACACAGGGGGAGGCACTGCTCAGGCAGAACCGTGGACGAAGACCCGAGAGACCAAACTCACTGGACCTGTCCATCACTACACTGCCCTTACTGG GAGGCCACTCAGACTGTGACGGGAAGGAGGGATCAGGAGACAAGATTAAAAAACGAGTGAAGACCCCCTACGCTTTAAAGAAGTGGCGTCCGGCGACTTGGGTCATCACTACAGACACTCTCGATGCCGAGGTGAACAACAACAAGTGTCCTGGAGGTCAGAACCACAATGCTGGGCCCAGCAGAGCCAAATCAACCCCTGCAGTTAACCTGAGGGGACGAGGGGGCGTCGCCTCTGGCTTCACCTCTGACCCCAGCGACTGCACCTTTTAA
- the bmpr2a gene encoding bone morphogenetic protein receptor type-2a isoform X1: MKMDKNRSGDMTVLHVGLFALVLLSPVTAAQNEERECAYAEQQDQSKRIDGGGEGRVFLENNTIRCSQGGRCYGLWEKKHNGVHLVKQGCWGSQGGQRTCHDDRCQVTEPPSQIQNGTYRFCCCSKDMCNLNFTEDYPPPRSTPAPPVRESRHLYREEAILIALATVSMVAVLVVLVFFCLRVLRGRGKQSLHNLNMLEAAFSPPSLDLDSLKLLELIGRGRYGSVYRGSLDERSVAVKVFTSANRQPFVNERSIYRLLLDHDSITHFLETEERVGSDGQPEYLLIMDYYPHGSLCTYLSTRTVDWLSCCRLVVSVTRGLAYLHTELVRGDIYKPAVSHRDLNSRNVLVKPDGCCVISDFGLSMALTGKRQSGQVEEDNTAISEVGTVRYMAPEVLEGAVNLRDCEAALKQVDVFALGLLYWECFMRCTDLFPSDSVPPFQLAFQAEAGNHPTIEEMQALVSRHKQRPKFPEAWKENSLAVRSLKETIEDCWDQDAEARLTAQCVEERLAELVVLWEREKSTSPAVNISTALHNHRNLSHGHQAPKTGSYPETSSSATVEEREGGAKPPHSDASAEPVLMGGAAEKNRNCINYERQQAQSGSGPDGTMAALLSKPMAVRCGGRPLQAHLTQEDLETTKLDLSEVQRNLRESSDESLMEHSEKQFSFGETGSSQSPFYPLADATADVTVSQVSTPSSVLPKQQNVPKRPSSLSLQSKPAAALSLRMKFSKLSKSNLKKADVGVARTKSVPEPRPVKVISNNTASEIMANISTQLPPGGTVSTTESQSKDGISSEEMSFGILTASPDEQEPLLRRDTQLENNTNNNNSNNNGGDGEGDGEGESREGGGGGEIGESAAQLGETSSSSVTEPPVPPPSRPPAPPMTTPQLTPAALTQGEALLRQNRGRRPERPNSLDLSITTLPLLGGHSDCDGKEGSGDKIKKRVKTPYALKKWRPATWVITTDTLDAEVNNNKCPGGQNHNAGPSRAKSTPAVNLRGRGGVASGFTSDPSDCTF; encoded by the exons ATGAAGATGGATAAAAATCGATCGGGAGACATGACAGTCCTTCATGTGGGCCTCTTTGCTTTGGTTCTGCTCAGTCCTGTTACTG CTGCTCAGAACGAGGAGAGGGAGTGTGCGTACGCCGAACAGCAGGACCAGTCCAAGCGCATTGATGGAGGAGGAGAGGGGCGTGTCTTCCTGGAAAACAACACCATTCGCTGCAGCCAGGGTGGGCGGTGCTACGGATTGTGGGAGAAGAAGCACAACGGCGTGCATCTGGTCAAACAAG GTTGCTGGGGGTCCCAGGGGGGCCAGCGGACGTGCCATGATGACCGTTGCCAGGTGACAGAGCCACCCTCCCAGATCCAGAATGGCACCTATCGTTTCTGTTGTTGTAGCAAAGACATGTGCAACCTGAACTTCACCGAGGACTATCCTCCACCCAGATCCACCCCCGCACCGCCAGTCCGTGAGT CTCGCCATCTCTACCGAGAGGAGGCCATCTTGATTGCCTTGGCAACTGTCTCCATGGTAGCTGTCCTGGTTGTGCTGGTCTTTTTCTGCCTCCGTGTACTGAGAG GACGTGGTAAACAGAGTCTCCATAACCTGAACATGTTGGAGGCGGCTTTCTCTCCTCCATCACTGGACCTGGACAGTCTCAAGCTTCTGGAG CTGATTGGCCGCGGTCGCTACGGGTCGGTGTACCGGGGCTCTCTGGACGAGCGTTCCGTGGCAGTTAAAGTGTTCACCAGCGCCAACCGGCAACCGTTTGTTAACGAGCGCTCCATCTACCGCCTCCTACTGGACCACGACAGCATCACACACTTCCTCGAGACGGAGGAACGAGTCGGAAGCGACGGACAGCCAGAGTACCTGCTCATTATGGACTACTACCCACAC gGTTCTCTCTGCACGTATCTGAGCACGAGGACAGTGGACTGGTTGAGCTGCTGCCGTCTGGTCGTCTCCGTCACCAGAGGACTTGCTTACCTTCACACGGAGCTGGTGAGAGGAG ACATATACAAGCCTGCCGTCTCCCACAGGGACCTGAACAGCAGGAACGTGCTGGTGAAACCAGACGGCTGCTGTGTCATCAGTGATTTCGGCCTGTCCATGGCGCTGACAGGAAAGAGACAGTCGGGTCAGGTGGAGGAGGACAACACAGCCATCAGCGAG gtgggcaCAGTGAGGTACATGGCTCCGGAGGTGCTGGAGGGAGCTGTGAATCTGCGAGACTGCGAGGCTGCACTAAAACAAGTGGACGTTTTTGCTCTCGGTCTGCTGTACTGGGAATGCTTCATGCGCTGCACTGATCTCTTCCCAA gtgattCCGTGCCCCCGTTCCAGCTGGCCTTCCAGGCTGAGGCAGGAAATCATCCGACCATAGAGGAAATGCAGGCACTGGTTTCCCGCCATAAACAGAGACCCAAATTTCCTGAAGCCTGGAAGGAAAACAGTctg gcagtACGCTCTCTGAAGGAGACGATAGAGGACTGCTGGGATCAGGACGCCGAGGCTCGGCTCACAGCTCAGTGTGTGGAGGAACGTCTGGCCGAACTGGTCGTCCTCTGGGAACGAGAAAAATCCACAAGTCCTGCTGTAAACATCAGCACGGCGCTGCACAATCACAG GAACTTGTCACATGGACATCAAGCACCAAAGACTGGCTCCTACCCAGAAACCTCATCTTCAGCTActgtggaggagagagagggtggaGCTAAACCTCCTCACAGTGATGCATCTGCAGAACCTGTGCTGATGGGAGGAGCTgcagaaaagaacagaaactgCATCAATTATGAGCGTCAACAAGCCCAATCTGGGTCAGGGCCTGACGGTACCATGGCTGCCCTGCTCTCTAAACCCATGGCAGTGAGGTGCGGTGGCCGTCCCCTCCAAGCCCACCTCACTCAGGAAGATCTGGAGACCACTaaactggacctgagtgaggTGCAGAGGAACCTGCGTGAGAGCTCTGACGAGAGCCTAATGGAGCATTCTGAAAAACAGTTCAGCTTCGGTGAAACGGGGAGCTCACAAAGTCCCTTCTACCCGCTTGCGGATGCGACTGCTGACGTCACGGTTTCACAGGTTTCCACACCTTCATCCGTCCTGCCCAAGCAACAAAACGTCCCGAAGAGACCCAGCAGTCTGAGCCTGCAGTCTAAACCTGCTGCAGCTTTGTCCCTCAGGATGAAGTTCAGCAAGCTGAGCAAAAGCAATCTAAAGAAAGCCGACGTGGGCGTGGCCAGAACTAAATCTGTTCCTGAGCCACGCCCGGTTAAGGTTATCTCCAACAACACAGCCTCCGAAATAATGGCAAATATAAGCACACAGCTGCCACCAGGGGGCACTGTGAGCACCACCGAATCTCAGAGCAAAGACGGCATAAGCTCAGAAGAGATGAGCTTCGGAATCCTGACCGCCAGTCCGGACGAGCAGGAGCCCCTGCTGAGGAGAGACACACAGCTGGagaacaacaccaacaacaacaacagcaataacaatGGCGGAGACGGTGAGGGCGACGGAGAGGGTGAGAgcagagagggaggaggaggaggggagatTGGTGAGAGCGCTGCACAACTCGGAGAGACTTCCTCCTCATCTGTGACAGAGCCTCCTGTACCGCCTCCTTCACGCCCACCTGCCCCACCCATGACCACGCCCCAGCTGACACCCGCAGCACTCACACAGGGGGAGGCACTGCTCAGGCAGAACCGTGGACGAAGACCCGAGAGACCAAACTCACTGGACCTGTCCATCACTACACTGCCCTTACTGG GAGGCCACTCAGACTGTGACGGGAAGGAGGGATCAGGAGACAAGATTAAAAAACGAGTGAAGACCCCCTACGCTTTAAAGAAGTGGCGTCCGGCGACTTGGGTCATCACTACAGACACTCTCGATGCCGAGGTGAACAACAACAAGTGTCCTGGAGGTCAGAACCACAATGCTGGGCCCAGCAGAGCCAAATCAACCCCTGCAGTTAACCTGAGGGGACGAGGGGGCGTCGCCTCTGGCTTCACCTCTGACCCCAGCGACTGCACCTTTTAA
- the fam117ba gene encoding protein FAM117B: MRDKATQTPRAWVDERRRGSHKRSASCGSTDQLKEIAKLRQQLQRSKRSSRHRRDKERKSPFNGNHAIIQSQSQMPKTILIPIPISKSTPPRFRNSIEGLNQEIERIIIRDTPERDEVIIPQDVPDGHRAPPPLPQRSSSTRSIDTQTPSGRSLGGNRSNSSSRADSVSPSYLSILNDAMGNSPLTNDDTLNESKERDLGPYSPLPKYASSPKPNNSYMFKREPPEGCERVKVFEENQPRPLQEIPPYLCPDRNKVNFIPKSGSAFCLVSILKPLLPTQELSFRGGVTYCSLSPSLVPLSGVGVRSLSPSLGPVLTRGRQSPCLPRHLEEPEG; this comes from the exons ATGAGGGACAAAGCCACCCAG ACCCCCAGGGCCTGGGTAGATGAGCGCAGGAGGGGCTCCCACAAGCGCTCGGCCTCCTGCGGCAGCACCGATCAGCTAAAGGAG ATCGCAAAACTGAGGCAGCAGCTGCAGCGCAGCAAACGTAGCAGTCGTCATCGACGTGATAAGGAGCGCAAATCGCCCTTCAATGGCAACCATGCTATTATCCAATCACag TCCCAGATGCCTAAAACCATCTTGATCCCCATCCCCATCTCCAAGTCCACGCCTCCTCGCTTCCGCAACAGCATCGAGGGCCTCAACCAGGAGATCGAGCGCATCATCATACGGGACACACCTGAGCGTGATGAGGTCATCATT cCACAGGACGTTCCTGACGGACACCGCGCACCCCCACCCCTTCCCCagcgcagcagcagcacacGCAGCATCGATACACAGACACCCTCAGGAAGAAGCCTGGGTGGTAACCGTAGCAACAGCAGCAGCCGGGCGGATTCGGTGTCCCCGTCTTACCTCAGCATCCTGAACGATGCAATGGGAAACAGTCCCTTAACCAACGATGACACACTCAACGAGAGCAAGGAAAGAG ATCTGGGGCCGTACTCACCGCTGCCAAAGTACGCATCCTCCCCCAAACCCAACAACAGCTATATGTTCAAGCGGGAGCCTCCAGAAGGCTGTGAAAGAGTCAAGGTCTTCGAGGAGAACCA gcCCAGGCCTCTGCAGGAGATCCCTCCGTACCTGTGTCCGGACCGGAACAAGGTGAACTTCATTCCCAAAAGCGGCTCTGCGTTTTGTCTCGTCAGCATCCTGAAGCCGCTGCTTCCCACCCAGGAGCTGAGCTTCCGCGGCGGCGTGACGTACTGCAGCCTGTCTCCTTCCCTCGTCCCTCTCAGCGGGGTCGGAGTGCGCAGCCTGTCCCCTTCTCTCGGCCCCGTCCTGACACGAGGACGCCAGTCCCCCTGCCTCCCACGCCACCTGGAGGAGCCCGAGGGTTAG